In the genome of cyanobacterium endosymbiont of Braarudosphaera bigelowii, one region contains:
- a CDS encoding lysophospholipid acyltransferase family protein produces MYIFNHSHEKLQPKISPWLIYIAYILGFWIILPFYFGRLIIKGQENIPKNGSVIVTPSHRSRWDALIIPYAVGRVASGQDLNFMVSSSEMKGIQGWFIRKLGGFPINSKQLIGGGLDHSIEILKKEKMLVIFPEGGIFRGSQVRTLKRGTAHIVIDVKYQQPSNTVKILPISIQYSKFFPSWRTKVVVNIGLPMDITIYDFQDTKNDSERLTYELESHLKRLHTRHNIFEELNCT; encoded by the coding sequence ATGTATATCTTCAATCATTCTCATGAAAAATTACAACCTAAAATTTCTCCCTGGTTAATTTATATTGCTTATATTTTAGGATTCTGGATAATTTTGCCATTTTATTTTGGTCGTTTGATAATAAAAGGACAAGAAAATATTCCTAAAAATGGTTCAGTAATTGTAACTCCATCCCATCGTTCTCGTTGGGATGCCTTAATAATTCCTTATGCCGTAGGTCGTGTAGCGAGTGGACAAGATCTCAATTTTATGGTGTCTTCTAGTGAAATGAAAGGTATTCAAGGTTGGTTTATCCGGAAGTTAGGAGGTTTTCCCATCAACTCTAAACAATTAATTGGTGGTGGCTTAGATCATAGTATAGAGATTTTAAAAAAAGAAAAAATGTTAGTTATTTTTCCAGAAGGAGGTATTTTCAGGGGATCCCAGGTTAGAACTTTGAAAAGAGGTACAGCACATATTGTTATAGACGTTAAGTATCAACAACCTAGTAATACAGTAAAAATACTACCAATTAGTATTCAATACAGTAAATTTTTCCCTTCTTGGCGGACAAAAGTTGTTGTGAATATTGGTTTACCTATGGATATAACTATATATGATTTCCAAGACACTAAAAATGATTCTGAAAGATTAACTTATGAACTCGAATCTCATTTAAAAAGATTGCATACAAGACATAATATATTTGAAGAATTAAATTGTACTTAA
- a CDS encoding PIN/TRAM domain-containing protein, with product MIDIIIITIFILVAAGIGFNSVDLLSSELQKQISDINSLRCLGAFCSSILGLIFGLVAQTTYRHIEAEIKSISIEVILTRSIGLVIGLIIANLTIAPIFLLPIPQEFTFIKPMVAILGSILFSFMGVSIAGVHQRKLLRFANFNITESGSAKENKFEDVSIKIIDTSCIIDGRIEKLLYTGFIEGRILVPEFVLQELQILADNNNEQKRFKGRRGLDILHRMQESFPDNLFVYQSYYKKVSTVDAKLVDLAREINGILLTNDYNLSKVASLQKVAILNINDITEASRLIYLPQDILHLKIIKPGQETNQGVGYLEDGTIVVIEEGEKYIGKTVSVLVTSLFQTSTGRMVFAKAQSVIS from the coding sequence ATGATTGATATTATTATAATTACGATATTTATTCTGGTAGCTGCTGGAATTGGTTTCAATAGCGTTGACTTACTTTCTTCAGAATTACAAAAACAAATTTCCGATATTAATAGCTTGCGATGTTTAGGAGCTTTTTGTTCTTCAATTTTAGGACTAATTTTTGGTCTAGTTGCACAAACTACATATAGACATATAGAAGCAGAGATTAAGTCCATTTCCATAGAAGTTATTCTAACAAGGTCAATAGGACTTGTTATAGGACTCATTATCGCTAATCTTACTATTGCCCCAATCTTTTTACTACCGATACCTCAAGAGTTTACTTTTATTAAACCTATGGTTGCTATTCTAGGAAGTATTTTATTCTCTTTTATGGGAGTTAGCATAGCAGGTGTTCATCAAAGAAAACTTCTAAGATTTGCGAATTTTAATATTACAGAATCCGGTTCAGCTAAAGAAAACAAGTTTGAGGATGTCTCTATCAAAATTATTGATACTAGTTGCATAATAGATGGACGTATAGAAAAACTTTTATATACAGGATTTATTGAAGGAAGAATTCTGGTTCCTGAATTTGTATTACAAGAATTACAAATATTAGCAGATAATAATAATGAGCAAAAACGTTTTAAAGGACGTAGGGGATTAGATATATTACATAGAATGCAGGAATCGTTTCCTGATAATCTTTTTGTTTATCAAAGTTATTATAAAAAAGTTTCTACTGTTGATGCAAAATTAGTTGATCTTGCAAGAGAAATTAATGGGATTCTTTTAACGAACGACTACAACTTAAGTAAAGTAGCTAGCTTACAAAAAGTTGCTATTCTTAACATTAACGATATAACCGAAGCTAGTCGCTTAATTTACTTACCTCAAGATATATTGCATCTTAAAATCATTAAGCCAGGACAGGAAACTAATCAAGGAGTAGGATATTTGGAAGATGGCACGATAGTAGTTATAGAAGAGGGAGAAAAGTATATAGGAAAAACTGTAAGCGTACTTGTAACCTCTTTGTTCCAAACTTCTACAGGGCGAATGGTTTTTGCCAAAGCTCAGTCAGTTATATCTTAG
- a CDS encoding DUF4168 domain-containing protein encodes MFKISILGSIVTILLFSFPQKVKSQFQAPLSPTIKTETIYSQEISPLELKQFVNVIKQFQRIEMNMQHIMAKAMKKEGLTPEKFMEINKNQRQLQPSLNNSSEDLDRFRKVVVKLEEIMNNAEKKRQSTVKTQGLDLSRFLKIEEIVAKNKHLQEKVQKMLGN; translated from the coding sequence ATGTTTAAAATATCCATATTAGGAAGTATAGTTACAATTTTATTGTTTTCATTTCCTCAGAAAGTTAAATCTCAATTTCAAGCACCTTTATCGCCTACCATAAAAACAGAAACTATTTATTCACAGGAAATTAGTCCTTTAGAATTAAAGCAATTTGTAAATGTAATTAAGCAATTTCAAAGAATTGAAATGAACATGCAACATATCATGGCCAAAGCAATGAAAAAGGAAGGTCTAACTCCTGAGAAATTTATGGAAATTAATAAAAATCAAAGACAGTTACAACCCAGTCTTAATAATTCTTCAGAAGATTTAGATAGATTTCGAAAAGTTGTTGTTAAACTTGAAGAAATTATGAACAATGCAGAGAAAAAGAGACAAAGTACTGTAAAAACTCAGGGATTAGATTTATCAAGGTTTCTAAAAATTGAGGAAATAGTCGCGAAAAACAAACATTTACAAGAAAAAGTCCAAAAGATGCTTGGTAACTAA
- the rpoB gene encoding DNA-directed RNA polymerase subunit beta, translated as MNNLIYNYNLLPDLIEIQHLSFRWFLEEGLIEELNSFSPITDYTGKLELHFLGNDYKLKEPKHDVDEAKRRDSTYSVQMYVPTRLINKETGEIKEQEVFIGDLPLMTDRGTFIINGAERVIVNQIVRSPGVYYKAETDKNGRRTYSASLIPNRGAWLKFETDKNGLVWVRIDKTRKLSAQVLLKAIGLSDNEIFDSLRHPEFYQRTLEKEGNPTEEDALLELYRKLRPGEPPTVSGGQQLLESRFFDNKRYDLGRVGRYKLNKKLRLNAPDTIRVLRQQDILSAIDYLINLEFDIGTVDDIDHLGNRRVRSVGELLQNQVRVGLNRLERIIRERMTVSESDSLTPASLVNPKPLVAAIKEFFGSSQLSQFMDQTNPLAELTHKRRISALGPGGLARERAGFAVRDIHPSHHGRICPVETPEGPNAGLIGSLATYARVNQYGFIETPYYRVENGRVRRDLDPVYLTADEEDDLRVAPGDISTDTDGNIIGSVVPTRYRQEFFITSPDQVDFVAVSPVQIISVATSMIPFLEHDDANRALMGSNMQRQAVPLLRPERPLVGTGLEAQAARDSGMVIVSRTEGIVTYVDANKIRVKVTGPDNHDKVGQEIQYILQKYQRSNQDTCLNQRPLVYVGEDVVPGQVLADGSATEGGELALGQNILVAYMPWEGYNYEDAILISERLVYDDIYTSIHVEKFEIEARQTKLGPEEITREIPNIGEDSLKNLDEQGIIHIGAWVEAGDILVGKVTPKGESDQPPEEKLLRAIFGEKARDVRDNSLRVPNGEKGRVVDVRVFTREQGDELPPGANIVVRVYVAQKRKIQVGDKMAGRHGNKGIISRILPIEDMPYLPDGRPMDIVLNPLGVPSRMNVGQVFECLLGWAGENLGVRFKITPFDEMYGEESSRKTVHGLLAKAAEKPRKDWVYEDAHPGKIPVYDGRTGEKFDRPITVGQAYMLKLVHLVDDKIHARSTGPYSLVTQQPLGGKAQQGGQRFGEMEVWALEAYGAAYTLQELLTVKSDDMEGRNEALNAIVKGKPIPRPGTPESFKVLMRELQSLGLDIAVHKVETADDGTSRDVEVDLMVDSQRRSPNRPTYESLTTEDLEAEEV; from the coding sequence ATGAATAATTTGATCTATAACTATAACCTTCTTCCCGATCTTATCGAAATTCAGCATCTAAGTTTTCGTTGGTTTCTTGAAGAAGGATTAATCGAAGAACTTAATAGCTTTTCCCCTATTACTGATTATACAGGGAAGCTAGAGCTACATTTCCTAGGAAATGATTATAAATTAAAGGAACCTAAACACGATGTTGATGAAGCAAAACGTCGAGATAGTACTTACTCAGTACAGATGTATGTTCCTACCCGTTTAATTAATAAAGAGACAGGAGAAATAAAGGAACAAGAAGTTTTTATTGGTGATTTACCATTAATGACTGATCGAGGAACATTCATTATTAATGGTGCGGAGCGAGTTATTGTTAATCAAATAGTCCGTTCACCGGGAGTATATTATAAAGCAGAAACTGATAAAAATGGACGGCGTACTTATTCGGCTTCATTAATTCCTAACCGGGGAGCTTGGTTAAAATTTGAAACTGATAAAAATGGATTAGTATGGGTTAGGATAGATAAAACTCGAAAATTATCAGCTCAAGTTCTTCTCAAAGCTATTGGACTTAGTGATAATGAAATATTTGATTCTCTACGTCACCCTGAATTCTACCAAAGAACTCTAGAAAAAGAAGGTAATCCTACGGAAGAGGATGCTTTATTAGAGTTGTATAGAAAATTAAGGCCTGGTGAACCTCCTACTGTGAGCGGAGGACAACAACTTTTAGAGTCTCGATTTTTTGACAATAAGCGTTATGATCTAGGTCGGGTAGGAAGATATAAGCTTAATAAGAAACTTCGTTTAAATGCTCCAGATACAATACGTGTTTTGCGTCAACAGGATATTCTATCTGCAATAGATTATCTTATAAACTTGGAGTTTGATATTGGAACAGTAGATGACATTGATCACTTAGGAAATCGTAGAGTGCGTTCAGTTGGAGAACTTCTCCAAAATCAAGTCAGAGTTGGCCTAAATCGTCTCGAAAGAATTATTAGAGAGCGAATGACAGTTAGTGAATCTGATAGCCTAACACCTGCCTCTTTAGTTAATCCTAAGCCTTTGGTAGCTGCAATAAAAGAGTTTTTTGGCTCATCTCAATTATCTCAGTTTATGGATCAAACTAATCCACTAGCTGAATTGACACATAAAAGACGTATATCAGCTCTTGGCCCTGGAGGCCTTGCTAGAGAAAGGGCGGGTTTTGCCGTTAGAGATATTCATCCTTCTCATCATGGACGTATTTGTCCTGTAGAAACTCCAGAAGGTCCTAATGCTGGTTTAATAGGATCTTTAGCAACATATGCTAGGGTTAATCAATATGGATTTATCGAAACTCCCTATTACCGAGTAGAAAATGGAAGGGTTAGACGAGATCTAGACCCAGTTTATCTTACTGCTGATGAAGAAGATGATCTTAGAGTCGCACCAGGAGATATTAGTACAGATACAGACGGCAATATTATAGGAAGTGTAGTTCCTACGCGTTATCGTCAAGAATTTTTTATAACGAGTCCTGATCAAGTAGATTTTGTGGCTGTTTCTCCTGTGCAGATTATTTCTGTTGCTACCTCTATGATACCTTTCTTAGAGCATGATGATGCAAACCGTGCTTTGATGGGATCTAATATGCAGAGACAAGCAGTTCCATTGTTACGACCAGAGCGCCCTCTTGTTGGTACAGGTTTAGAAGCTCAAGCAGCCAGAGACTCTGGAATGGTTATTGTATCTAGGACTGAAGGTATTGTTACTTATGTTGATGCTAATAAAATACGAGTCAAAGTAACTGGTCCAGATAATCATGATAAAGTTGGCCAGGAGATACAATATATCTTACAAAAATACCAACGTTCTAATCAAGATACTTGCTTAAATCAGAGGCCACTAGTGTATGTTGGTGAAGATGTAGTACCGGGACAAGTTCTAGCAGATGGCTCTGCCACCGAAGGAGGGGAGTTAGCTCTTGGTCAAAATATATTAGTAGCCTATATGCCTTGGGAAGGCTATAACTATGAAGATGCTATTTTAATTAGTGAGCGTTTAGTATACGACGATATATATACAAGCATTCATGTAGAAAAATTTGAAATAGAAGCTCGCCAAACAAAATTAGGTCCAGAGGAAATTACTCGAGAAATTCCTAATATTGGAGAAGATTCTCTTAAAAACTTAGATGAACAAGGAATCATTCATATTGGAGCATGGGTAGAAGCAGGAGATATTCTTGTAGGGAAAGTGACTCCAAAAGGAGAATCAGATCAACCTCCGGAAGAAAAACTGCTTCGAGCCATCTTTGGAGAAAAAGCACGAGATGTGAGAGATAATTCACTAAGAGTCCCTAATGGTGAAAAAGGAAGAGTAGTAGATGTACGAGTATTTACGAGGGAGCAAGGTGATGAGTTACCTCCAGGGGCCAATATAGTCGTTAGAGTCTATGTAGCTCAGAAACGCAAAATTCAAGTTGGTGATAAAATGGCAGGACGCCATGGCAACAAAGGAATTATTTCTAGAATTTTACCAATTGAAGACATGCCATACCTTCCCGATGGTCGACCCATGGATATAGTATTAAATCCTTTAGGTGTTCCATCAAGGATGAATGTTGGCCAAGTATTCGAATGTCTTCTTGGGTGGGCTGGAGAAAATTTAGGAGTACGGTTTAAGATTACTCCTTTTGATGAAATGTATGGTGAAGAGTCATCTCGAAAAACTGTTCATGGTTTATTAGCTAAAGCAGCTGAGAAGCCTCGAAAAGATTGGGTTTACGAAGATGCTCATCCAGGAAAGATACCTGTCTATGATGGACGTACTGGAGAAAAGTTTGATCGTCCCATCACTGTTGGTCAAGCCTATATGTTAAAGCTAGTACATCTTGTTGATGATAAAATTCATGCACGTTCTACAGGACCTTACTCTTTAGTCACTCAGCAACCTCTTGGAGGAAAGGCTCAACAAGGTGGCCAACGTTTTGGGGAAATGGAAGTGTGGGCTCTAGAAGCATATGGTGCTGCATATACCTTGCAAGAATTATTAACAGTAAAATCTGATGATATGGAAGGGCGCAATGAGGCCTTAAATGCCATTGTTAAAGGAAAGCCTATACCTCGTCCAGGAACACCAGAATCATTCAAAGTATTGATGAGAGAATTACAGTCTTTAGGTCTAGATATTGCTGTTCACAAAGTAGAAACAGCTGATGATGGAACAAGTCGAGATGTAGAAGTTGATTTAATGGTTGACAGTCAACGCCGTTCACCTAACCGCCCAACTTATGAATCACTAACTACAGAGGATCTTGAAGCAGAAGAGGTTTAA
- a CDS encoding DNA-directed RNA polymerase subunit beta' yields MTFYNQIVDKRRLKKLIALAFRNYGSAHSSQVADDLKDLGFRYATKAGVSISIDDLTVPPAKRGMLDSAEKEINSTEARYARGEITEVERFQKVIDTWNSTSEKLKDEVVRNFRLTDPLNSVYMMAFSGARGNMSQVRQLVGMRGLMADPQGQIIDQPIKTNFREGLTVTEYVISSYGARKGLVDTALRTADSGYLTRRLVDVSQDVIVREIDCGTRRGLMVKAMKDGERVKIALGDRLLGRVLAEDVVVGNDILAKRNQAIDAELATKIGNSVEHVIVRSPLTCEAARSVCQSCYGWSLATGRSVDLGEAVGIIAAQSIGEPGTQLTMRTFHTGGVFTGEVAEQIKSPNEGIIKWDKGLSARKVRTRHGEDAFQVETGGELNWFSKEGDNKSSYLITPGSVLFVADGDDVQKDRMLAEVTSAKTTCATERATKDVSTDLAGEVFFASLVAEEKTDRQGNTTHIAQRGGLVWVLSGEVYNFPPGAEPIVLNGDQVTAEDVLAETKLVSLNGGMVRYLPQSREIDIITASVSLDTAEIRRESNGGHEQYIVYTADNQRFLLKATPETKVQNHAIIAELIDNRYETSTGGILRYGGIEVAKGSRKTGYEILGGGTLLWVPEETHEVNKDISLLIVEDGQYVEAGTEVVKDIFCQSSGVVEVVQKNDILREIIIKPGEFHLDVDPNEVVLKNEDLVPPGTEVLPGVVSTDLRQVEWIESTEGQGLLLRPVEEYNINHKPKVPSQNSINGRDLERHIELRPIQKLFYKDGERVKSVDGVHLVNTQLVLEIDTGNDQLSSTLVADIELKDDDTKDCQRLQLVILESLILRRDLDTDPHGGIIKTSVLVSDGDQISPGDVVAKTEIRCKENGQIRGIKDGLEAVRRLLVVRDEDIHTFTLSEEPQVKENDLIVAGAKLAQGIVAPDSGLISSINQINSSKYEVTLRLARPYRVSSGAILHVDDGDLVQRGDNLVLLVYERAKTGDIIQGLPRIEELLEARKPKEACVLARKPGVCQIEYSDNEILSMKVIEDEGGETDYPILLNQNAIVSDNQKVDIGEHLTDGPANPHELLEVFFNYYVDKKGVYEAALIGLQEAQKFLVDQVQVVYQSQGIDISDKHIEVIVRQMTAKVRVDDGGDTTMLPGELVELRQIEQVNEAMSITGGAPAMYTPVLLGITKASLNTDSFISAASFQETTRVLTEAAIEGKSDWLRGLKENVIIGRLIPAGTGFNAHEEMLTGTVDTNDDNSDNHYEKESKRYDTEHSNRLLGSTLDKVDENMILDDNIARAYTKADTPWNINTRTNNDE; encoded by the coding sequence ATGACATTCTATAATCAAATTGTTGACAAACGTCGCTTAAAAAAACTAATCGCTTTAGCTTTTCGTAATTATGGTTCAGCTCATAGTTCTCAAGTAGCAGATGATTTAAAAGACTTAGGTTTTCGCTATGCAACTAAAGCTGGAGTTTCTATTAGTATTGATGACTTGACGGTTCCTCCTGCTAAGAGAGGAATGCTTGATAGTGCTGAAAAAGAAATTAATAGTACAGAAGCCAGATATGCTCGTGGAGAGATAACTGAAGTAGAACGTTTTCAAAAAGTTATTGATACTTGGAATAGTACGTCAGAAAAACTTAAGGATGAAGTTGTTCGCAATTTTAGACTAACTGATCCTCTAAACTCTGTATATATGATGGCTTTTTCTGGAGCGCGTGGCAACATGAGTCAAGTTCGACAGTTGGTTGGAATGCGTGGTTTAATGGCTGATCCACAAGGTCAAATCATAGATCAACCAATTAAAACTAATTTTCGTGAGGGTTTAACAGTAACAGAATATGTAATTTCTTCGTATGGAGCTCGAAAAGGATTAGTAGATACTGCTCTTAGAACAGCTGATTCAGGATATTTAACTAGAAGACTAGTGGATGTTTCTCAAGATGTAATTGTTCGAGAGATAGATTGCGGAACTCGTCGTGGTCTAATGGTTAAAGCTATGAAAGATGGTGAGCGTGTAAAAATAGCATTAGGAGACCGATTATTAGGACGAGTCTTAGCTGAAGATGTAGTAGTGGGAAATGACATCTTAGCTAAAAGAAATCAAGCTATTGATGCAGAGCTCGCTACTAAAATTGGTAATAGTGTAGAACATGTAATAGTACGTTCACCTTTGACATGTGAAGCAGCTCGCTCAGTATGTCAGTCCTGTTATGGATGGAGTTTAGCAACAGGTCGCTCAGTAGATCTGGGTGAAGCAGTCGGTATAATTGCAGCTCAATCTATTGGTGAGCCCGGAACTCAGTTGACTATGAGAACATTTCATACTGGAGGAGTTTTTACAGGTGAAGTCGCTGAACAAATTAAATCTCCTAATGAAGGAATTATAAAATGGGATAAAGGATTAAGTGCTCGTAAAGTACGTACACGTCATGGGGAAGATGCATTCCAAGTTGAAACAGGTGGAGAATTAAATTGGTTCTCTAAAGAAGGCGACAATAAATCTAGCTATTTGATCACTCCTGGCTCTGTTTTATTTGTTGCTGATGGAGATGATGTCCAGAAAGATAGAATGTTAGCTGAAGTTACATCTGCCAAAACGACTTGTGCGACAGAACGTGCGACAAAAGACGTATCAACTGATCTAGCTGGGGAAGTATTTTTTGCAAGTTTAGTTGCAGAAGAAAAAACTGATCGCCAAGGTAATACGACTCATATTGCCCAAAGAGGAGGTTTAGTATGGGTACTATCAGGAGAAGTATATAACTTTCCCCCTGGGGCAGAACCAATAGTGCTAAATGGAGATCAAGTAACAGCAGAAGATGTATTAGCAGAAACTAAACTAGTATCTCTTAATGGGGGAATGGTTCGATATCTTCCTCAAAGTCGTGAAATAGATATTATTACTGCTTCTGTATCTTTAGATACAGCTGAGATACGTAGAGAAAGTAATGGTGGACATGAACAATATATAGTTTATACAGCTGATAATCAAAGATTTTTACTAAAAGCAACTCCTGAAACAAAAGTACAAAATCATGCAATTATTGCGGAATTAATTGATAATCGTTATGAAACTTCTACAGGTGGTATTCTACGTTATGGTGGTATAGAGGTAGCAAAAGGAAGTCGTAAAACTGGTTACGAAATACTAGGAGGAGGAACTTTACTGTGGGTTCCTGAGGAAACTCATGAAGTCAATAAAGATATCTCTCTACTAATAGTTGAGGATGGGCAATATGTTGAAGCAGGTACTGAAGTAGTAAAGGATATTTTTTGTCAGTCTTCAGGTGTTGTTGAAGTTGTTCAAAAAAATGATATTTTACGAGAAATTATTATTAAACCTGGAGAATTTCATCTAGATGTTGACCCAAATGAAGTTGTATTGAAAAACGAAGATCTCGTTCCTCCAGGAACAGAAGTTTTACCCGGTGTTGTCAGTACTGATCTACGTCAAGTTGAATGGATTGAAAGCACTGAAGGACAAGGTCTACTGCTACGCCCTGTTGAGGAGTATAATATTAATCATAAGCCAAAAGTTCCATCCCAAAATTCAATTAATGGAAGAGATCTAGAAAGACATATTGAATTACGACCTATACAAAAATTATTTTATAAAGATGGAGAAAGGGTAAAATCAGTTGATGGAGTCCATCTCGTAAATACTCAGTTAGTACTGGAGATTGATACTGGAAATGATCAATTATCTTCTACTTTAGTTGCAGATATTGAATTAAAAGATGATGATACAAAAGATTGCCAGCGTTTACAACTAGTTATTCTAGAATCTTTAATACTACGTCGAGATCTTGATACAGATCCTCATGGTGGAATAATTAAGACTAGTGTTTTAGTATCTGATGGAGATCAAATATCTCCAGGTGATGTAGTAGCAAAAACTGAAATTCGATGTAAGGAAAATGGACAGATTCGAGGAATAAAAGATGGTCTTGAGGCAGTACGTCGTCTTTTAGTAGTAAGAGATGAAGATATTCACACTTTTACATTAAGCGAAGAACCTCAAGTAAAAGAAAATGACTTAATTGTGGCAGGGGCAAAACTTGCTCAAGGAATAGTTGCACCTGATTCAGGATTAATATCTTCTATAAATCAGATTAATTCATCAAAGTATGAAGTAACTCTACGATTAGCTCGCCCTTATAGAGTTTCTTCTGGAGCCATTTTACATGTTGATGATGGAGATTTAGTTCAACGTGGAGATAACTTGGTCTTATTAGTTTATGAAAGGGCCAAAACAGGGGATATCATACAAGGTTTACCTCGAATTGAAGAATTATTAGAAGCTCGAAAGCCAAAAGAAGCCTGTGTCTTAGCTAGAAAGCCAGGAGTTTGTCAAATCGAATACAGCGATAATGAAATTCTATCAATGAAAGTTATTGAAGATGAAGGAGGAGAAACTGATTACCCTATTCTTCTTAACCAAAATGCTATTGTCTCAGACAACCAAAAAGTTGATATTGGTGAACATTTAACTGATGGTCCAGCTAATCCACACGAATTATTAGAAGTCTTTTTTAATTACTATGTTGATAAAAAAGGAGTCTATGAAGCCGCTTTAATTGGTTTACAAGAAGCCCAAAAATTCTTAGTTGATCAGGTACAGGTTGTTTACCAATCTCAAGGAATTGATATTTCTGATAAACATATTGAAGTCATTGTTCGCCAAATGACTGCAAAGGTTAGAGTTGATGACGGTGGAGATACAACAATGTTACCTGGAGAATTAGTAGAACTACGTCAAATAGAACAAGTTAATGAAGCTATGTCTATTACAGGTGGTGCGCCGGCTATGTATACTCCTGTTTTGTTGGGAATTACTAAGGCTTCGCTGAATACAGACAGCTTCATAAGTGCAGCATCCTTCCAGGAGACCACTCGTGTTCTAACAGAGGCAGCTATTGAAGGAAAGTCTGATTGGTTAAGAGGCTTAAAAGAAAATGTAATTATTGGTCGTTTAATTCCTGCAGGTACTGGCTTTAATGCTCATGAAGAAATGCTTACAGGAACTGTAGATACCAATGATGATAATTCTGATAATCACTATGAAAAAGAGAGTAAGCGGTATGATACAGAGCATTCAAATCGATTGCTAGGATCTACTTTGGATAAAGTAGATGAGAATATGATCTTAGACGATAATATTGCTCGTGCTTATACTAAAGCAGATACTCCTTGGAATATTAATACTAGAACAAATAATGATGAGTGA
- the rpsT gene encoding 30S ribosomal protein S20 has protein sequence MANSKSATKRIQIAERNRLRNKSYSSAVKTLMKKYFQAVENYSASPTTDNKAIVEKSMSAAYSKIDKAVKRSVLHRNNGARKKARLAKFLQKIAPDS, from the coding sequence GTGGCTAATTCAAAGTCTGCAACTAAACGTATTCAAATTGCTGAACGCAACCGACTCCGTAATAAGAGCTATAGTTCAGCTGTAAAAACTTTAATGAAAAAATACTTCCAAGCAGTAGAAAATTATTCTGCATCTCCTACTACTGATAACAAAGCAATAGTAGAAAAAAGTATGTCAGCAGCTTACAGTAAAATTGATAAAGCTGTTAAAAGAAGTGTTTTGCATCGTAATAACGGTGCTAGGAAAAAAGCTCGATTGGCAAAATTTTTACAGAAAATTGCTCCGGATTCATAA
- the pdxH gene encoding pyridoxamine 5'-phosphate oxidase, with translation MDLSALRQEYNCEGLIKKDLALDPFHQFEKWFKQYTQANLPEPNAMVLATVSERGEPSTRLVLLKYFDKQGFVFFTNYKSKKAKQIEKNSNVALLFPWFPLERQVKIQGTASKISITESLAYFVSRPRGSQIGAWCSHQSTVVSSRSILENSYEELKIKFQNKTIPLPSFWGGYRVVPKQFEFWQGRSNRLHDRFTYSSTDDDHWSIDRLSP, from the coding sequence ATGGATTTAAGTGCTTTAAGACAAGAATATAATTGTGAAGGCCTAATAAAAAAAGACTTAGCTTTGGATCCTTTTCATCAGTTTGAAAAATGGTTTAAGCAATATACACAAGCGAATCTACCAGAACCAAATGCAATGGTCTTAGCAACTGTTTCGGAAAGAGGAGAACCTTCGACAAGACTAGTTCTTTTAAAATATTTTGATAAACAAGGATTCGTCTTTTTCACAAATTATAAAAGCAAAAAAGCTAAACAAATAGAGAAAAATTCTAATGTTGCTCTATTGTTTCCATGGTTTCCTCTAGAACGTCAGGTCAAAATCCAAGGAACAGCTAGCAAAATATCAATAACAGAATCTTTGGCGTATTTTGTTAGTCGTCCTCGAGGTAGTCAAATAGGTGCTTGGTGCTCACACCAGAGTACTGTTGTATCTTCAAGAAGTATATTAGAAAATAGCTATGAAGAGTTAAAGATAAAATTTCAAAATAAAACAATACCTCTGCCATCTTTTTGGGGAGGATATCGTGTAGTTCCTAAACAATTTGAGTTTTGGCAAGGACGTAGTAATAGACTACATGATAGATTTACTTATAGCTCTACAGATGATGACCATTGGAGTATTGACCGTTTATCTCCTTAG